Proteins encoded in a region of the Elaeis guineensis isolate ETL-2024a chromosome 7, EG11, whole genome shotgun sequence genome:
- the LOC105049105 gene encoding PH, RCC1 and FYVE domains-containing protein 1 isoform X1, whose translation MAAAAAVDHGRTGPVERDIEQAITALKKGAYLLKYGRRGKPKFCPFRLSNDESVLIWFSGKEEKHLKLSHVSRIMPGQRTAIFQRYPRPEKECQSFSLIYNDRSLDLICKDKDEAEVWFAGLKTLISRSHHRKWRTESRSDGVSSGTNSPRTYTRRSSPLSSPFGSSDSMQKDGSETLRLRSPYESPPKNGLDKAFSDGLLYAVPPKVFFPSDSASASVHSLSSGCSDNANGHTRGIMMDTFRVSLSSAVSSSSQGSGHDDGDALGDVFIWGDGTGDGILGGGGPRVGSCSGIKIDSLVPKALESAVILDVQNISCGGRHAALVTKQGEIYTWGEESGGRLGHGVDSDVAQPKLVDALVNMNIELVACGEYHTCAVTLSGDLYTWGDGTFNFGLLGHGNEVSHWVPKRVHGPLEGIHVSSISCGPWHTAVVTSAGQLFTFGDGTFGVLGHGDRKSVSVPREVESLKGLRTVRAACGVWHTAAVVEVMAGNSSSSNCSSGKLFTWGDGDKGRLGHGDKEPRLVPTCVAALVEPNFCQVACGHSLTVALSTSGHVYTMGSTVYGQLGSPQADGKLPVRVEGKLLKNFVEEISCGAYHVAVLTSRTEVYTWGKGANGRLGHGDTDDRNTPTLVEALKDKQVRSVVCGTNFTAAICIHKWVSGVEHSMCSGCRLPFNFKRKRHNCYNCALVFCHSCSSKKSLRASMAPNPNKPYRVCDSCFNKLSKSLEADSSSHSAATKKGSVIQGFSEMIEKEDKLDPRSHIQISRLSSMETESRSSKRNKKFEFNSNRVSPIPNGSSHWSALNISKSLNPVFGTSRKFFSASVPGSRIVSRATSPISRRPSPPRSTTPTPTLGGLTSPKVTVDDAKRTNDSLSQEVLRLRAQVENLTRKAQLQEVELERTTKQLKEAIGIAGEETAKCKAAKEVIKSLTSQLKDMAERLPIGAARNSKLPSLASFNNNPASSDISAAAVDQMSSPSTSSHEPESNGSNGLLVSNRASSISNRSKVGHSEAVRNGSKVTNADPHQESEWVEQDEPGVYITLTSLPGGVKDLKRVRFSRKRFSEKQAEQWWAENRARVYEQYNVRMVDRSASSVGNDEGSH comes from the exons GCAATATTTCAGAGGTACCCACGGCCTGAGAAGGAGTGCCAGTCATTTTCTCTTATCTATAATGATAGATCATTGGATCTC ATCTGCAAGGATAAGGATGAAGCTGAAGTGTGGTTTGCTGGTCTTAAAACACTGATATCACGAAGCCATCACCGGAAATGGAGAACCGAATCTAGAAGTGATGGAGTGTCTTCTGGTACTAATAGTCCAAGAACGTACACCCGTAGAAGTTCACCTTTGAGCTCTCCTTTTGGTAGCAGTGATAGCATGCAGAAG GATGGCAGTGAAACCCTTCGACTTCGAAGTCCATATGAAAGTCCACCGAAGAATGGCTTGGACAAGGCATTTTCTGATGGTCTGTTATATGCTGTGCCTCCTAAGGTTTTCTTTCCTTCAGATTCTGCTAGTGCATCGGTGCACTCTTTGTCATCAGGATGCTCAGATAATGCAAACGGGCATACAAGGGGCATTATGATGGACACTTTTAGGGTAAGCCTGTCAAGTGCTGTTAGCTCATCAAGTCAAGGCTCTGGTCATGATGATGGTGATGCTTTAGGTGATGTTTTCATATGGGGTGATGGAACCGGGGATGGAATTCTAGGTGGTGGTGGTCCTAGGGTTGGAAGCTGTTCAGGCATTAAAATAGATTCGCTTGTTCCAAAAGCCTTAGAATCTGCTGTAATACTTGATGTTCAAAACATATCTTGTGGTGGCAGACATGCTGCACTTGTCACTAAACAAGGAGAGATCTACACTTGgggagaggaatcggggggcagGCTTGGACATGGAGTAGATTCTGATGTGGCACAACCAAAACTCGTTGATGCTCTCGTCAATATGAATATTGAACTTGTAGCATGTGGGGAGTATCATACATGTGCTGTTACACTCTCTGGAGACCTCTACACATGGGGTGATGGTACTTTTAATTTTGGGCTTCTTGGGCATGGAAATGAAGTGAGTCATTGGGTCCCAAAAAGGGTTCATGGGCCTTTAGAGGGCATACATGTTTCATCAATTTCTTGTGGACCTTGGCATACAGCTGTTGTAACCTCTGCTGGACAATTATTTACTTTCGGAGATGGGACTTTTGGCGTTCTAGGTCATGGAGATCGCAAAAGTGTCTCAGTGCCTAGGGAAGTAGAATCCCTCAAAGGACTACGCACAGTGCGAGCAGCTTGTGGTGTTTGGCATACTGCTGCAGTTGTTGAAGTTATGGCTGGAAATTCTAGTTCTAGTAACTGTTCTTCAGGGAAGCTGTTTACATGGGGGGATGGAGATAAAGGCCGCCTAGGACATGGTGACAAAGAACCAAGACTTGTGCCTACTTGTGTGGCTGCCTTGGTTGAACCAAACTTTTGTCAAGTTGCCTGCGGGCACAGCCTAACTGTAGCACTTTCGACCTCAGGCCATGTCTATACAATGGGTAGTACTGTTTATGGTCAACTTGGGAGTCCTCAGGCAGATGGAAAGCTCCCTGTCCGGGTTGAAGGTAAGCTACTAAAGAACTTCGTGGAGGAGATATCATGTGGGGCATATCATGTTGCTGTCCTAACTTCAAGAACTGAAGTGTACACTTGGGGTAAAGGTGCAAATGGCCGATTAGGTCATGGCGATACTGATGATAGGAATACCCCAACACTGGTTGAAGCTTTAAAAGATAAACAAGTCCGAAGTGTTGTTTGTGGCACCAACTTTACTGCAGCAATCTGTATTCATAAGTGGGTGTCTGGTGTTGAACACTCTATGTGCTCAGGCTGCCGCCTGCCATTTAATTTCAAGAGAAAACGCCATAATTGCTACAACTGTGCACTTGTCTTTTGTCATTCCTGCAGCAGTAAAAAGTCTCTTAGGGCTTCTATGGCACCAAATCCGAACAAACCATATCGTGTCTGTGACAGCTGCTTTAACAAGTTAAGCAAGTCTTTGGAAGCTGATTCATCATCTCATTCTGCAGCAACTAAAAAGGGTAGTGTAATTCAGGGGTTCAGTGAAATGATTGAGAAGGAGGATAAGTTGGATCCTAGATCACACATACAAATCTCTAGACTATCTTCAATGGAAACAGAAAGCAGATCTTCCAAGAGAAACAAGAAATTTGAATTCAATAGCAATCGTGTATCTCCCATCCCAAATGGAAGTTCACATTGGAGTGCCCTTAACATCTCAAAATCACTGAATCCAGTATTCGGAACATCAAGGAAGTTCTTTTCTGCTTCAGTTCCTGGATCAAGAATTGTTTCTCGTGCAACTTCACCAATATCAAGAAGGCCCAGCCCCCCTCGTTCTACAACACCAACACCAACTCTGGGAGGGCTTACATCTCCAAAAGTCACTGTTGATGACGCAAAAAGGACAAATGATAGCCTAAGCCAAGAAGTTCTTAGGTTAAGAGCTCAG GTAGAGAATCTTACACGCAAGGCCCAGCTTCAAGAAGTTGAGTTGGAAAGAACAACCAAACAGTTGAAGGAGGCTATTGGAATTGCGGGGGAAGAAACTGCAAAGTGCAAGGCAGCAAAAGAAGTTATAAAGTCACTTACTTCCCAA TTGAAGGATATGGCTGAAAGGTTACCCATTGGAGCAGCCAGAAACAGTAAACTCCCTTCATTGGCATCCTTCAATAACAATCCTGCTTCAAGTGATATTTCAGCTGCAGCTGTTGATCAGATGAGTAGTCCTTCCACTTCATCTCATGAACCAGAGTCAAATGGTTCAAATGGATTGTTGGTTTCTAATAGAGCCAGTTCCATAAGCAACCGGAGCAAAGTAGGTCATTCAGAAGCAGTAAGGAATGGAAGCAAGGTGACAAATGCTGACCCCCATCAAGAGTCTGAATGGGTTGAGCAAGATGAGCCAGGCGTATATATTACCCTCACTTCTCTACCTGGGGGTGTCAAAGATCTCAAAAGGGTCCGGTTCAG TCGGAAGCGGTTCAGTGAGAAACAAGCTGAACAATGGTGGGCCGAGAACCGGGCAAGGGTATATGAGCAGTACAACGTGCGCATGGTTGACAGGTCTGCCTCGAGTGTTGGGAATGATGAAGGATCTCATTGA
- the LOC105049105 gene encoding PH, RCC1 and FYVE domains-containing protein 1 isoform X2, with the protein MAAAAAVDHGRTGPVERDIEQAITALKKGAYLLKYGRRGKPKFCPFRLSNDESVLIWFSGKEEKHLKLSHVSRIMPGQRTAIFQRYPRPEKECQSFSLIYNDRSLDLICKDKDEAEVWFAGLKTLISRSHHRKWRTESRSDGVSSGTNSPRTYTRRSSPLSSPFGSSDSMQKDGSETLRLRSPYESPPKNGLDKAFSDGLLYAVPPKVFFPSDSASASVHSLSSGCSDNANGHTRGIMMDTFRVSLSSAVSSSSQGSGHDDGDALGDVFIWGDGTGDGILGGGGPRVGSCSGIKIDSLVPKALESAVILDVQNISCGGRHAALVTKQGEIYTWGEESGGRLGHGVDSDVAQPKLVDALVNMNIELVACGEYHTCAVTLSGDLYTWGDGTFNFGLLGHGNEVSHWVPKRVHGPLEGIHVSSISCGPWHTAVVTSAGQLFTFGDGTFGVLGHGDRKSVSVPREVESLKGLRTVRAACGVWHTAAVVEVMAGNSSSSNCSSGKLFTWGDGDKGRLGHGDKEPRLVPTCVAALVEPNFCQVACGHSLTVALSTSGHVYTMGSTVYGQLGSPQADGKLPVRVEGKLLKNFVEEISCGAYHVAVLTSRTEVYTWGKGANGRLGHGDTDDRNTPTLVEALKDKQVRSVVCGTNFTAAICIHKWVSGVEHSMCSGCRLPFNFKRKRHNCYNCALVFCHSCSSKKSLRASMAPNPNKPYRVCDSCFNKLSKSLEADSSSHSAATKKGSVIQGFSEMIEKEDKLDPRSHIQISRLSSMETESRSSKRNKKFEFNSNRVSPIPNGSSHWSALNISKSLNPVFGTSRKFFSASVPGSRIVSRATSPISRRPSPPRSTTPTPTLGGLTSPKVTVDDAKRTNDSLSQEVLRLRAQHVL; encoded by the exons GCAATATTTCAGAGGTACCCACGGCCTGAGAAGGAGTGCCAGTCATTTTCTCTTATCTATAATGATAGATCATTGGATCTC ATCTGCAAGGATAAGGATGAAGCTGAAGTGTGGTTTGCTGGTCTTAAAACACTGATATCACGAAGCCATCACCGGAAATGGAGAACCGAATCTAGAAGTGATGGAGTGTCTTCTGGTACTAATAGTCCAAGAACGTACACCCGTAGAAGTTCACCTTTGAGCTCTCCTTTTGGTAGCAGTGATAGCATGCAGAAG GATGGCAGTGAAACCCTTCGACTTCGAAGTCCATATGAAAGTCCACCGAAGAATGGCTTGGACAAGGCATTTTCTGATGGTCTGTTATATGCTGTGCCTCCTAAGGTTTTCTTTCCTTCAGATTCTGCTAGTGCATCGGTGCACTCTTTGTCATCAGGATGCTCAGATAATGCAAACGGGCATACAAGGGGCATTATGATGGACACTTTTAGGGTAAGCCTGTCAAGTGCTGTTAGCTCATCAAGTCAAGGCTCTGGTCATGATGATGGTGATGCTTTAGGTGATGTTTTCATATGGGGTGATGGAACCGGGGATGGAATTCTAGGTGGTGGTGGTCCTAGGGTTGGAAGCTGTTCAGGCATTAAAATAGATTCGCTTGTTCCAAAAGCCTTAGAATCTGCTGTAATACTTGATGTTCAAAACATATCTTGTGGTGGCAGACATGCTGCACTTGTCACTAAACAAGGAGAGATCTACACTTGgggagaggaatcggggggcagGCTTGGACATGGAGTAGATTCTGATGTGGCACAACCAAAACTCGTTGATGCTCTCGTCAATATGAATATTGAACTTGTAGCATGTGGGGAGTATCATACATGTGCTGTTACACTCTCTGGAGACCTCTACACATGGGGTGATGGTACTTTTAATTTTGGGCTTCTTGGGCATGGAAATGAAGTGAGTCATTGGGTCCCAAAAAGGGTTCATGGGCCTTTAGAGGGCATACATGTTTCATCAATTTCTTGTGGACCTTGGCATACAGCTGTTGTAACCTCTGCTGGACAATTATTTACTTTCGGAGATGGGACTTTTGGCGTTCTAGGTCATGGAGATCGCAAAAGTGTCTCAGTGCCTAGGGAAGTAGAATCCCTCAAAGGACTACGCACAGTGCGAGCAGCTTGTGGTGTTTGGCATACTGCTGCAGTTGTTGAAGTTATGGCTGGAAATTCTAGTTCTAGTAACTGTTCTTCAGGGAAGCTGTTTACATGGGGGGATGGAGATAAAGGCCGCCTAGGACATGGTGACAAAGAACCAAGACTTGTGCCTACTTGTGTGGCTGCCTTGGTTGAACCAAACTTTTGTCAAGTTGCCTGCGGGCACAGCCTAACTGTAGCACTTTCGACCTCAGGCCATGTCTATACAATGGGTAGTACTGTTTATGGTCAACTTGGGAGTCCTCAGGCAGATGGAAAGCTCCCTGTCCGGGTTGAAGGTAAGCTACTAAAGAACTTCGTGGAGGAGATATCATGTGGGGCATATCATGTTGCTGTCCTAACTTCAAGAACTGAAGTGTACACTTGGGGTAAAGGTGCAAATGGCCGATTAGGTCATGGCGATACTGATGATAGGAATACCCCAACACTGGTTGAAGCTTTAAAAGATAAACAAGTCCGAAGTGTTGTTTGTGGCACCAACTTTACTGCAGCAATCTGTATTCATAAGTGGGTGTCTGGTGTTGAACACTCTATGTGCTCAGGCTGCCGCCTGCCATTTAATTTCAAGAGAAAACGCCATAATTGCTACAACTGTGCACTTGTCTTTTGTCATTCCTGCAGCAGTAAAAAGTCTCTTAGGGCTTCTATGGCACCAAATCCGAACAAACCATATCGTGTCTGTGACAGCTGCTTTAACAAGTTAAGCAAGTCTTTGGAAGCTGATTCATCATCTCATTCTGCAGCAACTAAAAAGGGTAGTGTAATTCAGGGGTTCAGTGAAATGATTGAGAAGGAGGATAAGTTGGATCCTAGATCACACATACAAATCTCTAGACTATCTTCAATGGAAACAGAAAGCAGATCTTCCAAGAGAAACAAGAAATTTGAATTCAATAGCAATCGTGTATCTCCCATCCCAAATGGAAGTTCACATTGGAGTGCCCTTAACATCTCAAAATCACTGAATCCAGTATTCGGAACATCAAGGAAGTTCTTTTCTGCTTCAGTTCCTGGATCAAGAATTGTTTCTCGTGCAACTTCACCAATATCAAGAAGGCCCAGCCCCCCTCGTTCTACAACACCAACACCAACTCTGGGAGGGCTTACATCTCCAAAAGTCACTGTTGATGACGCAAAAAGGACAAATGATAGCCTAAGCCAAGAAGTTCTTAGGTTAAGAGCTCAG CATGTTTTGTAG